From Corvus hawaiiensis isolate bCorHaw1 chromosome 11, bCorHaw1.pri.cur, whole genome shotgun sequence:
TTGTCCCCGCATGGaggttttccctgctcccattGCCACTGGCCTCCCACCATGTACCCAGCTTGCAGTTAAGCTTTCACTTGCTGCCCAGTGCTGTCTTCTTCTCACTGGGAGAGGGGCTTAACAGCCCTTAACATAACAAATAcagtttttgtctgtttttccaAGCTGGACATGTCATCAATTGCTAAGGACAGCAATTTAAGCTACATTTGTCTTTACAAGAGAAAACGGCTTTGAATAAGGGGTGGCAGCATTCTGTCTAATTTAACTTATTGGTTAGTTCTCCAAGCCCTGTACTAGCAACACTACCTCACAGTCTCTTTCAAAGCAAAGGAGTCTGTTACTCCCATTTTACAGCAGAGGAAACAGATGCAAAGACCTGCCCAAACGCAGGCAGCAATTGCAATCTGGATTAGAGTGAAAATGTCCCTGAAAACTGCTTCCAGTCTCCAGGGAGACATCACTgggcagggaaagctgggaaaCTCAAGGGGATGTAGCGTGGGACCGAAAATAAGAGGTGTGTAAGATTTTAAATGCTTAAGGTGACCTGGCCAAGCAAGAAACAAGGCTCAGCAGTTCGTGCCAGCCCAGGGGAGGGCGGAAACGTGGGGAGCATGTTCCATAGCTCAGTGGAGGATGAGAGCAGTGTGCTGGCAGGCCGTGCAAGAAATGCATTGTGAACTGGCTCTTGCAGCTGTGAGCAAGACAATAAGGATGGTAAAGCACCATCTAAGTCCCCACATCCAGCTTTGCACAAAGAGGGAGCTAAACTCAGCCCCCTGGAATCTGTTGGCTCATGGCTTGAATTTAGCTCTTTGTGTTTGAATGACTCCAAGCAGAGAGGGAATATAGATTGTTCCAGTCCGAGAGCCAAATTCTCACCTTTTCCCTGCTCACTTTCAACCCCCGAACTATGCAAGACTTCCATCAGGATCTCTGGTCATAATTTGCAGGGCATTCTGAAGAAATCCCCAGTTTTCTTTTACAGTCTGAGGaatgacattttcttccttcttttgttcttttctatgCCATTCTCTCTCCTCTAGGCTCTCCATGTCCCACTGACCCCTGCCTATCTTCTTGCCAGTAtataaaaaccttttttctgTGGATATGCATCTTCTCATACACCAAAAGTAGGTAGGATCTTCTTCCCCTAGTGTCAGGGTTGTGTATGAGGGTCACACAAGATTTTATTCATCCAACTGGTAGACTTTAACATTGGCATCTCAAGGAGTGGGAAGGGAACCTATAGCCTTGTTACAGGGCTCTCTTACCTGTCCATGAACCAGCCTGTCTCCTATTGCTGTATTAATCCGCTTGGTCTCTTTGGCAAACCAGCAAGGTGGCTTTCACATGTATCTGTGATACGTACTTACTGAACAATCACTATCTCTCCCCTCATTAAGGCTTTGTGGAGTCACACTCTTTAGTTTAGCATAACAATATCTTtacctgcaaaatattttgttcccAGCCATTGAGAAGTCTGCAACATCTGTTGTGTCATGAACTCAGCATTTATTAATACTGCTTGTAGTTGATCCCATCAGTTGAGCTATGAGAGCACATCCCACAGCTTGCAGTTAATGCTTGTGCTGGTGACATTAAGAATTCAGGTAGTCTCTCCCGTTGATTATCACAGACTTCAGTTTGCCAtcttcttccacttcttttgTCTCCTGCCCATCTTCAATGATTTTCCGGGTGGTGATGGTCTTGCCATTGACCTCTTCAGTAGTGGTTATCACTGTTCTGACACCATATGGCCCAGCTGTGTTTTCAGTAAAGGAGGTGGTGGGGTGACCACTGGAACAGAACGAATTCCAATGCACAAACGGCTCCCTGgaccttcctcctcttccacttGTGCTCTGCTGGTTTTCACCATTGATTCTGATGTCAAAAGGGTTCaagaaaatacatgtaaatGGATACATCCTTTCAAAGACCTCTTCTTGATGGGGGAATCCATGATGGGAACCAAAGAAGCTGTTATAACCCGCTGCAGCTCTTTCTCTGTGGACTCTGCTCTCCTCAACAGACTTGTCGTAGAGTGATCGCTTCTGAGGGTCAGACAAAATCTCGTATGCTTCAACAATTTCTTTGAATTTCTTCTCAGCTTCCTCCTTGTTTCTGGGATTCTTATCAGGATGCCATTTTAGTGCCAGTTTGTGGTAGGATCTCTTAATATCATCCTGTGATGCATCTTCTTGCAGTTCAAGGATCTTGTAGTAATCCACCATCTCAGAGGAACGCTGGGGTTGTTTGGAAGATGCCTGGTTACCTCTTTCCTACCAAGGTTGATCAGCATGCAGAGACTCCTGGACACCCAATGGCACTGCACTCCTCAGGGGTGGGGAGCTGCTCAGTCCACCCCATGAGCTGCTCTGTCCTATTGCAGTGCGAGGCCACTGAGAGCTGCTTGACCATAGAAATTCTTTTCAAACCTGTATCTCACAAACCATAAGATTGTGACCTCAGAGGGGGTTCAGCCAACCCCGGCTCAGTTGTCCTGACCACATTCTAGGGCAGAGTTGGTTGTCAATGgccttctgtttttaaatgtaGATCATGCCCATGGTGGTGTAGTTGCTGGATGTAActgtgctgacacagctgtgATGTAGGACTGCCACAGAATCATAacatggtttgggtgggaagtgACCttttttaaaggtcatctaatccccaccccctgccatgagcagggactccttccactaGATCTGGTTGCTTAATGCCCCAaccaaactggccttgaacacttccagggatggggcatccacagcttccctgggacaGGTCTTTCACTGTTTTACCACCCTTATCACTGCCAGATTACTTTTTTGCCTGAACCTGCCCTACAGTGGGGTTCTCAGATACTCAGTGTTGATTGGTGTGCAATCCAGGGAAGTGTGGTGTAGTCAGGTCATACTATCCCATGGGACATAATTCCCTATGGCAGTGGCTATAGGGAAGCTGCAGTTTGGCTACTCACAATTTGGAAAGAGTGTTGATAAATCAGAGAAAGCCCAGGGAAAGGCCACAAAATGTGACTAAGGGATTGGAAAATATGCTCTGGAGTGAGAGACTTGGGAAAAGAGGAAGTTCAATGCCAGCTACATCACAATCAGCAAGAACTTGCATGGGAACAGAAATTCAGTGCCACAGGGATCTTCAGGCTCCCAGGAAAAGCAGTTGGAAGGTGTCATTAGCCAAATTTAAACCCAAAAGACATTGCACATCCTTCTTTATGAAGGTAGCGAATCACTGGAACTTCCCCATGTGGCCATTTTTAAACCCTGTGTGGGAATTTTTCCTGAAATCATGATTAGATGGCCATCATAAACTTTTCTGAATTTATAGACAAGCCTAACACTTTCAGAAGAGCCTCATTTTCATGTTGGTAGTAAATTAAATTCTCAGAATTACCACCCTTAGCCTCTTTTCTATGTGCCTTTCTGGATACCTGTCCCAAGGTGTGTATGCATGTACAACAGGGATGGCCCAGGAACTCGACACAGACAATCAAATCTAGGGTTATCCTGCATCTGTTCTGCTCCTTGGATTTGCCATTCTGGTGGGAAATACAATATCCTCAGAGGGAATCATCGCATGAAGAAGGTCTCCAAGGAAGTGCCAGTAATGAGAACTCATCTGTGTATAATACAGTGTCATAAACACCTACTAATAGCAGCATGTGTTGCAGATCGCTGCCCTCTTTTCCATTATCCCACACTTTGGGAAGAAGTCAGGAGCCAGCCAGACCAAAGAGCATGTGCACAGCGTATGAGCTGGCTGCTGTCCTAACACACACCCTCTGGGTAGGGCTGTGAAAGCAAGGGGCAGCCATGTCAGCCTGGAGACAGCAGTGTGACAGAGGGAGGAAGGCAATTGAGCTGACACATGTTGGGAAAGATATCTGTACTGCTGGTGTTCTCACTGGTCAGTGATGGGGCAGTAGCACAGAGGTACTTGTCAGATTTGGGCAGTAAAAGTTGCCGCAGGGCAGTGCAGTCCTGGGGGTTGGACCTGAAGGAGGTGCaaaggagcagaggagctcGTGGTCCTGGGGGCTCACCCCACTGGGGAGATCTCAGCTTTTGCCTCCTGTGGCACAGAAGTCTTCTTAACCACAGGGTGGTTGTGCCACCTGAATTATTTCTCTACTGGGTGTTGTTTGTTCTGTAGAAATGGCAAAAGTAACCTGGGCCCAACagcaagctgctgctgcctatTTGAGCTCAGAGGGCTCTTTGCATTCCCAAAACACCCTGAAGTGGTCTTCTACACTGAGGGCAGAGCTAAGACTTGATGGCTGACTCAGACTGTAGTCTTATGCTTGAAATCTTCACAAAAGGAACTAGATTTTTTAAGGATTGTCCGTTGGACTTGAGGGTGATCCAAGCTTACACCCCACAAGCCCCCAAAAGGTGCCAACAGCTCCTAGCCACTGCCAGCATGGTCCTTTTGCAGATGCTTGGCAGACATTTCAAGAAGTATTGCTGTTCCTACTCTCTATTACccagaagggaaaatgggaCATCAGAAAAGTCTGTTGGAGAGGGTTCCAGGCCAGTTATCAACTGCGGGGAGTGGGCCTGTGCACAGAAGGAAGGAGGTGACCCTGCCTTTTGCTGTGTCTTTGCAAAGCGTCTCCTCCCCGACTTTCTTTTGATGCTGAGAGCCCATCTCAGACTGGCTGGCGGACTGGGTTATCTGTCTTGGATTTAGTGCATCCTACCCAGCTGAAAAGTAGGGAGTGTTTTTCTCCTGTCATCCCTGAATGGAGGATGCTCACTGCCTGTctgtctgctgcctgcagcaggcgTCAGTGATTAGCAGCCGTTCAAGACAGGCCACTGCTGTGAGCCAAAAGggtttgcaaggaaaaaagaaagggtcgaggagaggcagggagaaagggaaattaGACATGCACACATCAAGTAACTAGACCCAAACTGGCCTGGCAGCCCCATCCCTAGAAACCAAGGCtttgaaatgagaaatgtttttcGTATCTTAAATCTCAAGtacaaacaataaaaaccagCCCAGACTGTGTTCTTTGAAGAGAAAGTACGAGTGACCTGAACAGTGGTTATCAGCAGCGTCATTAAGATAAACCCTTAACATGATTTAAAGCATCCGAAACTGAAGGCAGCACTTTCAGATACTAACAAAATGGTCTGACATTGGGGATGAAAATCAATAGTAATCTGATGTCACTAAAAATACTCAAAAGTGTCCCATGGCTGATGGAGGTGAGATTAGTGTAAATATTTGTATTCTAATCAGTGGCACGCGAGGGCTGGAGGCGGCCTTTCTGTCTATTTAATTAATGGAGTGGCTTTTTAAAAGGATCCTAATCATATGTGATTGTATCTGCTTATCAACATTTTTGCTAATTAGATGATATGGAGGCAGTCACTCTGCTAATTCCCTCATCCAAACAGCATATCCTGCACAGATAAAGTACAGTCTCTTTTTAATAAGAAACAATCATGAGACAGACTAACCTTAATGGTGCTTATTATCTGAGGatctttgggattttcttttctaccccccccctccttccttttccttcattccCTGCTTCAGTATGCCAGATGGATGTGGACGTAGcagtccctgtcccccccagtTCCCCACTCCAGGCACCACCATGTCCAACCTTCTCTTCCCTCACAGCCAGACACTGGGTCTGTAAAAGCAGGGATTGTCAGACAGGTCAGGATAGGGAGCAAAGCAGAAGGCACCACACAGTAAAATGTCCCAAGCTTTTGGTCACCCAGatgacaggtgaccccaaccaCGCAGCCTCAATCCCTGATCTGGCTCTTGGCACCCCAGTGAGCCCTAGTCCAGAAAGGATTGAGTACCTCCAagttgtgaaaatatttttctattattattttgattagactaaatattaggaaaagtttcttcaatGAAAGAACTGTCGAgaattggaacaggctgcccatgACAGTGGTTGACTCACCATCTCTTGAggtatttaaaagccatgtggtTGTGGTGGGTTAGTGGTGGGATTGGCAGcactgggttaacagttggacttggttattttaaggtcttttccaacctaaagaataattattattgttgttgttactgtttttttctgttttaaaagcgGCTGAGGACAGAGGAGGTCTACACAAGTGATTTCTCATCAGCCCCGTCGATTCTGGGGTCCCGTAATCTAAACCAACACAAGGCAGAGACATTTGTTCCAAGTCCTTTGACTATCCAAACAAACATGAATCGTGCTTTGCTCCACCAGTCAAATTGTCATTAGATGCCTCCCTGCAGGTCAGCCCTGTAGGAGAGATGCTGTGCTCAGCCCTGGAGCCACGTTCCCGGGGATGACAGTCAGGGATAGGCACACTGGGCCGACCTCCCGCTGGGGCGGCACAGAGGGACCTGCCTGACTTCAGAATAAGGCTAAAAAGTAAATAGAGAATTTGCCCTGAAGAATGTCTCCTCACCTCTCAAAATACAAAAGCAACATCTAGATAAGGAGAACCCATCCTGAATGTGTGTAGCTCCCATCCCTAGAGAATGTGGGTGGAGCAGTGGAGAGGGGTAGGTGCCTGTGCTTCGTTTCAGGAGATCGGGA
This genomic window contains:
- the DNAJB8 gene encoding dnaJ homolog subfamily B member 8, with the protein product MVDYYKILELQEDASQDDIKRSYHKLALKWHPDKNPRNKEEAEKKFKEIVEAYEILSDPQKRSLYDKSVEESRVHRERAAAGYNSFFGSHHGFPHQEEVFERMYPFTCIFLNPFDIRINGENQQSTSGRGGRSREPFVHWNSFCSSGHPTTSFTENTAGPYGVRTVITTTEEVNGKTITTRKIIEDGQETKEVEEDGKLKSVIINGRDYLNS